The following coding sequences are from one Chloroflexaceae bacterium window:
- a CDS encoding iron ABC transporter permease produces MGYVYRLLLIGLAVVIMAPLLLVAANLLRLDATNWVHLWETRLPDMLLQTTLLVVAVGAGTLALGTGLAWLVSAYRFPGCGVVSWLLVLPLAMPSYVLGFVFMATFDYAGPVQTTLRAWFGPETWFPEVRSIGGAALVLTLVWYPYVYLLARAAFAEQSSVTFDAARAMGLSRAGAFIRLVLPLARPSLVAGVTLVALETLTDFATVRYFNVMTLSEGIFRVWEGMMDRDTAMQLTTLLLLVALGLILLERSLRGQARYTQAGGAVQRMQPTPLRGWRAAAALGVCLLVLALAFGLPASQLIAWTVAETRQPTLPTADGVAWRYIGVTLALAGGAALLTTLVALLLAVLGRLEGGRWQRIAVRLATSGYAMPGAVVGVGVLTFLATVDRALFGDELSAALVLTGSLTGLLYAYLVRFLAVAYSSADASVEKVTPRMVEAARCLGAGRGRILWHIHTPLVRAGLLAGAILVFVDVMKELPVTLMLRPFGMDTLAIWTYMLAAESYWQAAAIPALLIVLAGVAPVAVLVRAGERGRVVP; encoded by the coding sequence ATGGGGTACGTATATCGTCTGTTGCTGATCGGCCTGGCCGTCGTGATCATGGCCCCCCTGCTGCTGGTGGCGGCGAACCTGCTGCGGCTCGATGCCACGAACTGGGTCCATCTGTGGGAGACCCGCCTGCCAGATATGCTGCTACAGACCACCCTGCTGGTTGTGGCCGTCGGCGCGGGCACGCTGGCCCTCGGTACAGGTCTGGCCTGGCTGGTGAGCGCCTACCGCTTTCCGGGCTGCGGGGTCGTGTCCTGGCTGCTGGTGCTTCCCCTGGCGATGCCGAGTTACGTGTTAGGCTTCGTGTTCATGGCCACTTTTGACTATGCTGGCCCGGTGCAAACGACCCTGCGGGCCTGGTTCGGCCCCGAGACCTGGTTCCCCGAGGTGCGTTCCATCGGCGGGGCCGCGCTGGTGCTGACGCTGGTCTGGTACCCCTACGTGTACCTGCTGGCGCGGGCCGCTTTTGCCGAGCAGTCCTCGGTCACGTTCGATGCGGCCCGCGCGATGGGGCTGAGCCGCGCCGGAGCCTTCATACGGCTCGTCCTGCCGCTGGCCCGGCCCTCGCTGGTGGCCGGCGTCACCCTGGTAGCGCTGGAAACGCTGACCGATTTCGCGACGGTGCGCTATTTCAACGTCATGACTCTCAGCGAGGGGATCTTCCGCGTCTGGGAAGGGATGATGGATCGCGATACCGCGATGCAACTGACCACGTTGCTGCTCCTGGTCGCGCTTGGCTTGATTCTGCTCGAGCGCAGCCTGCGCGGCCAGGCGCGCTACACCCAGGCCGGCGGCGCAGTGCAGCGTATGCAACCCACGCCGCTGCGGGGCTGGCGCGCGGCGGCGGCCCTGGGGGTCTGTCTGCTGGTCCTGGCGCTGGCCTTTGGCCTTCCGGCGTCACAGTTGATTGCCTGGACCGTGGCCGAAACCCGCCAGCCAACGCTCCCCACCGCTGATGGCGTCGCCTGGCGCTACATTGGCGTTACCCTGGCCCTGGCGGGCGGCGCCGCTCTGCTGACGACGCTGGTCGCCCTGCTGCTGGCGGTGCTCGGGCGGCTGGAAGGAGGGCGCTGGCAGCGCATCGCTGTACGTCTGGCAACCTCGGGGTACGCCATGCCCGGCGCGGTGGTGGGTGTCGGCGTGCTTACCTTCCTGGCGACGGTAGATCGGGCGCTGTTTGGAGATGAGTTGTCCGCCGCACTGGTGCTGACCGGTTCGCTGACGGGTCTGTTGTACGCCTACCTGGTGCGCTTCCTGGCGGTTGCCTACAGCAGCGCCGACGCGAGCGTCGAGAAAGTGACCCCGCGGATGGTGGAGGCGGCCCGTTGCCTCGGCGCCGGCCGGGGACGCATCCTCTGGCACATTCATACGCCCCTGGTGCGCGCGGGCCTGCTCGCTGGCGCGATACTGGTCTTTGTCGATGTGATGAAGGAACTCCCGGTTACCTTAATGCTGCGTCCCTTCGGTATGGATACGCTGGCCATCTGGACCTACATGCTCGCCGCCGAGTCGTACTGGCAGGCGGCAGCGATACCGGCTTTGCTTATCGTACTGGCAGGGGTCGCGCCAGTCGCCGTGCTGGTGCGCGCTGGAGAACGAGGTCGAGTAGTGCCATGA
- a CDS encoding ABC transporter ATP-binding protein, protein MTLAIALNNVWKTYPGGPCAVAGVTLEVAAGSVLALLGPSGCGKTTLLRLIAGLERPDQGLIQVGERTVAGNGVWVVPEQRRVGLVFQEGALFPHLTVAENISFALNGRPRGAREQRVATLLALVGLEGLASRYPHQLSGGQQQRVALARALAPEPAVVLLDEPFASLDPALRGELREEVMQILRAAATTTVLVTHDQEEALSLADQIALMLDGRVVQHASPFVIYDRPATRAVADFIGAANWLPGYAEDGRVRCALGVVPLAAPAQGPVDVLIRPEQLCMAPDPAGAWRVREMRFFGHDTLVTLVGDTGLLLRARRLGQAHVSVGTAVQLQVCGAVSAFPREQKP, encoded by the coding sequence ATGACCCTGGCTATTGCCCTGAACAATGTGTGGAAGACCTATCCCGGAGGGCCGTGCGCGGTCGCCGGTGTGACGCTGGAGGTCGCCGCGGGGAGCGTGCTGGCCCTGCTCGGTCCGAGCGGCTGTGGTAAAACCACGCTCCTGCGCCTGATTGCCGGTCTGGAGCGTCCGGATCAGGGCTTGATTCAGGTGGGCGAGCGTACCGTGGCCGGCAACGGGGTCTGGGTCGTGCCGGAGCAGCGGCGGGTGGGGCTGGTCTTTCAGGAGGGGGCATTGTTCCCGCATCTAACGGTTGCGGAAAACATCAGTTTTGCCCTCAACGGCCGGCCTCGCGGGGCGCGCGAGCAGCGCGTCGCCACGTTGCTGGCCCTGGTAGGGCTTGAAGGACTGGCGAGCCGTTATCCACACCAGCTTTCGGGGGGGCAGCAACAGCGCGTCGCGCTGGCCCGCGCCCTGGCGCCTGAGCCGGCGGTCGTGCTGCTCGATGAGCCGTTTGCCAGCCTCGACCCCGCCTTACGCGGCGAGTTGCGCGAGGAGGTGATGCAGATCCTGCGCGCGGCGGCCACCACGACCGTTCTGGTCACCCACGACCAGGAGGAGGCCCTGAGTCTGGCCGATCAGATTGCGCTTATGCTCGACGGCCGCGTGGTGCAACATGCCTCGCCCTTCGTGATCTACGACCGTCCAGCGACACGCGCCGTCGCCGACTTCATCGGCGCGGCTAACTGGCTGCCCGGGTATGCCGAAGATGGGCGCGTCCGCTGCGCGCTGGGCGTTGTTCCTCTTGCCGCGCCGGCTCAGGGGCCGGTTGATGTGCTGATCCGGCCCGAACAACTCTGTATGGCGCCGGACCCTGCCGGCGCCTGGCGGGTACGCGAGATGCGCTTCTTTGGTCACGACACCCTGGTCACGCTGGTCGGCGACACGGGCCTTTTGCTGCGCGCCCGGCGCCTCGGGCAGGCGCATGTTAGCGTTGGAACGGCAGTTCAGCTTCAGGTATGCGGCGCGGTCAGCGCCTTTCCGCGGGAGCAGAAGCCATGA
- a CDS encoding antibiotic biosynthesis monooxygenase, which translates to MITTANRIYVHPDYADRFEETFRTRARLVDRMPGFVSNQLLRPVNPGDPYIVLTVWESRAHFEAWVGSEAFRQGHARSGTLPKEAFTAPNRLELHEIILDTTRPDLVPEPRGVPFQPHAEGER; encoded by the coding sequence ATGATTACCACTGCCAACCGGATCTACGTCCATCCCGACTACGCCGATCGTTTCGAGGAGACCTTTCGCACCCGCGCACGGCTGGTTGATCGGATGCCCGGCTTCGTCAGCAACCAGTTGTTGCGCCCGGTCAATCCTGGAGACCCCTACATTGTTCTAACCGTCTGGGAGAGCCGCGCGCATTTTGAGGCCTGGGTCGGCTCCGAGGCCTTTCGCCAGGGCCATGCCCGCTCGGGGACGCTGCCGAAGGAAGCGTTTACGGCCCCCAACCGGCTCGAACTCCACGAGATCATTCTCGACACCACGCGCCCGGATCTTGTGCCAGAGCCGCGCGGTGTGCCGTTTCAACCTCACGCGGAAGGAGAGCGCTGA
- a CDS encoding iron chelate uptake ABC transporter family permease subunit translates to MEQPAKASVFPATDRSSWQALLLSSGVLIVLIVGSLMFGPVALTPGQVVTGLFAPAADPPAAAIVRNLRLPRVLLAVSAGALLGVAALLLGRLSGAQARDPGWSGVLALGALAAVILLVAAPASAGWALALAVGAGCGLGVAALVSAHRRWPLAPRRVMALGLALAIVAPAVAFILLIRDVRLATWVRWCLGSLEQRDWATWQQVWPVTLLALIALAVCHMRPRMPIALGIAATLAATSATLATGAIGLIGWLAGRRASLLSLSSGWQLVLAAIIGATFLLGADLIARGLTALLPSLGLISEAPVGAFLVVASLMVGAATFRRRRA, encoded by the coding sequence ATGGAACAACCAGCAAAGGCTTCGGTCTTCCCCGCTACGGATCGCTCCTCCTGGCAGGCGTTGCTGCTGAGTAGCGGGGTCCTGATCGTCTTGATCGTGGGTAGCCTGATGTTTGGCCCGGTGGCATTAACCCCCGGCCAGGTCGTGACGGGGCTGTTCGCTCCGGCGGCCGATCCGCCGGCTGCGGCCATTGTGCGCAACCTGCGCCTGCCGCGAGTGCTGCTGGCGGTAAGCGCCGGGGCGCTGCTGGGCGTCGCGGCCTTGCTGCTGGGGCGCCTGAGCGGCGCGCAGGCGCGCGATCCCGGCTGGAGCGGGGTGCTGGCGCTCGGCGCCCTTGCCGCGGTCATTCTGCTCGTGGCGGCGCCCGCGAGCGCGGGCTGGGCGCTGGCTCTGGCCGTCGGCGCTGGCTGCGGGTTGGGCGTGGCGGCGCTGGTGAGCGCCCATCGCCGCTGGCCACTCGCGCCACGCCGCGTCATGGCCCTTGGATTGGCGCTGGCCATCGTGGCACCGGCAGTTGCCTTCATCTTGCTGATCCGCGACGTGCGCCTGGCGACCTGGGTGCGCTGGTGTCTGGGCAGTCTGGAACAGCGTGACTGGGCCACCTGGCAGCAGGTCTGGCCAGTGACCCTCCTGGCGCTCATAGCGCTGGCGGTATGCCATATGCGTCCCCGGATGCCGATCGCGCTGGGAATCGCCGCAACGCTTGCCGCCACGTCGGCAACCCTGGCAACGGGGGCCATCGGCCTGATTGGCTGGTTAGCCGGGCGACGGGCCAGCCTGCTGAGCCTCAGCAGCGGCTGGCAGCTGGTTCTGGCGGCGATCATCGGGGCCACCTTTTTGCTCGGCGCCGATCTGATCGCCCGCGGCCTCACAGCGCTGCTTCCCTCGCTGGGACTGATCAGCGAGGCGCCGGTTGGCGCGTTCCTCGTTGTGGCCAGTCTGATGGTCGGAGCAGCGACGTTCAGGAGGCGCCGCGCATAG
- a CDS encoding metal-dependent transcriptional regulator encodes MSFRTVRTTPLRIMDDAHTGDHNLTPAERAYLEVIAYLEARREPVLSVSIARWLKVRPPTVTHMLQRLEQKGLIRRDGGHSIALTSEGAAIAERIIRRHRLLECFLHDVVGVPWHEVHREATLLEPVLSSVLEARITELVGQATVSPHGNPIPGRGTPPPDDLPLVVAPVGDWFVITRIDEEAGEDSCTLQFLWTHGLVPGTPLVRMHDAPGSVRIQRAGRRVILSRRVAGFLWGVVRNSGKSNV; translated from the coding sequence ATGAGCTTCCGCACGGTCCGCACGACACCCCTGCGCATTATGGATGACGCCCATACCGGCGATCACAACCTGACTCCCGCCGAGCGGGCGTATCTGGAAGTGATCGCCTATCTGGAAGCCCGTCGTGAGCCGGTCCTTTCGGTCTCGATCGCTCGCTGGTTGAAGGTGCGGCCACCCACCGTCACCCATATGCTGCAGCGGCTTGAGCAAAAAGGTTTGATCCGGCGTGACGGCGGGCACAGCATCGCCCTGACCTCCGAGGGTGCGGCTATCGCGGAGCGCATTATCCGCCGTCATCGCCTGCTGGAATGTTTTCTCCACGACGTCGTGGGCGTGCCCTGGCACGAAGTGCACCGTGAGGCCACCCTGCTCGAACCCGTCCTGTCGTCGGTGTTGGAAGCGCGGATCACCGAACTGGTTGGGCAAGCCACCGTCTCGCCGCACGGCAACCCTATTCCGGGCCGCGGAACGCCGCCGCCCGATGATCTGCCGCTGGTCGTCGCGCCGGTAGGCGACTGGTTCGTGATCACCCGGATTGACGAGGAGGCGGGTGAGGACAGTTGCACGCTCCAGTTCCTCTGGACTCACGGCCTGGTGCCCGGCACGCCCCTGGTGCGCATGCACGATGCCCCCGGCAGCGTGCGCATCCAGCGCGCCGGGCGGCGAGTGATCCTTTCGCGCCGGGTGGCGGGCTTTCTCTGGGGCGTCGTTAGAAATTCAGGCAAGAGTAACGTATGA
- a CDS encoding nitroreductase family protein, translating to MIQPASDPFGVVAAAATEHMNRDHADAVLAYARGLAGLEWAETARISAITAEGLELHVEGHGQTAIARILFDAPLTDPDHLRPTLIALVQRARRVVSEADLHQAPPPQRDPDLARRLFNVIATRRSFRLEDLSPEPVESHLVTQMLEAANWAPSHGRTEPWRFVVYTGTARRIIGDAFAVAYRQLHPDQPAGSPGEQARRERVWQAPVWIALGMRPDPKMPEWEELIAFGCAVHNMHLMASALGLAGKWSSAAWALHQHVAEVVGFGPETRLYGFFYVGRPAVPWPEGRRRSIVAKVRWIHEDGNGIPSGYSG from the coding sequence ATGATACAGCCTGCCTCTGATCCGTTCGGCGTCGTCGCCGCCGCTGCGACTGAGCATATGAACCGGGACCACGCCGACGCGGTACTGGCCTATGCGCGTGGTCTGGCCGGGCTGGAGTGGGCAGAGACGGCCCGCATCAGCGCGATTACCGCTGAAGGTCTAGAACTGCACGTCGAGGGTCATGGTCAGACCGCTATCGCTCGCATCCTCTTTGACGCGCCCCTGACCGATCCGGATCACCTCCGCCCGACGTTGATCGCCCTGGTGCAGCGCGCCCGCAGAGTTGTCTCAGAGGCGGATCTGCATCAGGCGCCTCCGCCTCAGCGTGATCCAGACCTGGCCCGGCGCCTCTTCAACGTGATTGCCACCCGGAGGAGTTTCAGACTGGAAGATCTGTCGCCGGAGCCTGTCGAATCTCATCTAGTCACCCAGATGCTTGAAGCCGCCAACTGGGCCCCAAGCCACGGTCGGACAGAGCCCTGGCGCTTCGTGGTTTACACCGGTACGGCGCGCCGGATCATTGGCGATGCTTTTGCGGTCGCCTATCGGCAATTGCACCCGGATCAGCCCGCCGGAAGCCCCGGTGAGCAGGCTCGGCGGGAACGGGTCTGGCAGGCGCCAGTCTGGATCGCGCTGGGAATGCGGCCCGATCCGAAGATGCCAGAGTGGGAAGAGCTGATCGCCTTCGGCTGTGCAGTGCATAACATGCACCTGATGGCCAGCGCGCTGGGGTTGGCTGGAAAATGGTCGAGCGCGGCATGGGCGCTCCATCAGCACGTTGCCGAAGTTGTCGGGTTCGGGCCGGAGACCCGACTGTACGGCTTCTTCTATGTCGGGCGACCGGCTGTGCCCTGGCCTGAAGGGCGCCGCCGGTCAATCGTCGCAAAGGTGCGCTGGATACACGAGGACGGTAATGGGATCCCATCGGGTTATAGCGGATGA
- a CDS encoding Crp/Fnr family transcriptional regulator, with protein MQATIAECPFCAGLEQAVLCDLAGTASIREVDAQRFIFHEHEPATTFYILMHGQALLSKLADTGQQVIIRAVKPLDAIGVIASLSQTVYPLSARAILPCTLLAWDHSTLTGLMDRHPVLALRALRLLAGRFADLQHQYLELATQRVERRIAHTLLRLMQQVGQPVTAGTLVDLPLSRQQLAEMSGTTLYTASRVLSRWAQQGIVVSAREQVIICDPHRMMQIADSPPA; from the coding sequence GTGCAGGCGACGATCGCCGAATGCCCATTTTGCGCCGGGTTGGAGCAGGCAGTTTTGTGTGATTTAGCTGGCACGGCTTCTATCCGCGAGGTTGACGCTCAGCGCTTTATCTTCCATGAACACGAACCGGCAACGACGTTCTACATCCTTATGCACGGGCAGGCGCTCTTGAGCAAGCTGGCCGATACCGGTCAGCAGGTCATCATCCGCGCCGTAAAACCTCTGGATGCGATCGGGGTTATCGCCAGCCTGTCGCAAACCGTGTATCCTCTTTCGGCGCGGGCTATTCTGCCCTGTACCTTGCTGGCGTGGGATCATTCTACGCTCACAGGATTGATGGATCGGCACCCTGTTCTGGCGCTACGCGCCTTGCGCTTACTGGCCGGGCGCTTCGCCGATCTGCAACATCAGTATCTGGAACTGGCCACCCAGCGCGTCGAGCGCCGCATAGCCCATACGTTACTGCGCCTGATGCAGCAGGTCGGGCAGCCAGTGACTGCCGGAACACTGGTTGACCTGCCCCTGTCGCGGCAGCAGCTTGCCGAAATGAGCGGCACGACATTATATACGGCGAGCCGGGTGTTGAGTCGCTGGGCGCAGCAAGGCATCGTTGTCTCCGCCCGTGAACAGGTC